The Branchiostoma lanceolatum isolate klBraLanc5 chromosome 7, klBraLanc5.hap2, whole genome shotgun sequence nucleotide sequence aaatgaaaataaaacaaaccaaTTAAAACAGAGACAGAAAAAATGTACTCATGATCAGGTCCTGGAGAAAAATGTCAATGTTTCTATAATATATTGCTTATTGCAGCTATCACATTTCATAAAGCTATCACATTTTTATGAGATCAATTACTTTTTCAATCTGTTGtaaacttttatttcttttttttaaatttttattaCATCTATTCTTTATACTGTAGCAAAATCCATCTGGAAGTGGtcacataaatgaataaacgaatggttttaattttcaaatatcTAACTGATTACTGGTGCATACAGTAACACTTATTTTAAGGGCTACCtgaaaaaacaggtaaaaaatGTACAAGCAACTTAGTAAAGTAAAAATGACCACAAATGTTAGTTGTTACTCCATGGTAGTACAAGTACTGTACCTTCCTTTTGGATGGCCTTCCCTTTGGTTTACTTTCCTTCTCATCCTCTTCAACAGTTTCTGTAATTCAATTAGAATAATGAATAATATGATATACCAATCAACCACATTCTGTACagtgtgttcaaaaatttgtattttccttggactacatgtattgtaaagTGGAAcgtgttgccaccaagtactgtaggagtatCCTAATTATTACTAGTAGATAGTTTTAACCTTTTTCacgctgaagtagccgtttggcacccaattccctattggttacagagttaggcagcagggagaaggttaaacttaaacttaaaggctatgtgtgacaggttgttcaatattataaccagctgctgtcacaCCGCAGGCCCACGAATCTGGTATGTTACACCGAAGGAATTTTCCAAACAGCTAATACAAATAATATGTTCTCAACTAAAAAGAGAAATTCTACCATTCAATGAATGTGCTTTCCATATgcattcaatgtacatgtactagaaagCGCAAATGAGGAAGACCTTGAAAGCGGCATCATATTCACACAACATTACAAGGAGCATTGATAAAGAAATCCTTTTGGAAAATAGCTATGATAATGTGTATATGTTTCATAAAGAACTTCAAGGAAATTCTTACCCGTTGCTGCTATATTGTTGCTTACTGCAGCCAGCGGCATCCTACACAAAGAAGTCAAGAAGACACAAAAAACATGTAGTACAGGTTTCAGCCCAAACAACACTGTAACACATATTTAGTCTATCAGAATTTTTGCATTTGACCAAAATCCTACTAGTAGATATATTAAATGTCACAATTTTAAACCAGgatacagtgttctcgccaggccttttcagcataggggccccctatgctctgatttggaccccctatgctgtggtctggacccctatgctgtgtttgaaccagcataggggtgtttctttctggaaagaaccttgtgacccttcataaatcttataaaaagttcatactTGGCTTAAGAATGAGGCTGttacagaggaaaaactctacttcacaaaatttatccctcaaaatgcaggaaatagtgtctcattgggttatgaattcaaaaattttccgggggaacaagccggactccctactctgtggtaatttcttcgtagcttgcgccgcgtaaagttggccttctgtacatgacccctatgctgtgaaaaaattctggcgagaacactgggaTATTCTAACACTATAGCTAATTAATAAGTTAGAATATTCTGTACAAGTAAAAGGTTACCTTAACATCATAAGTACTAGCCCtacacattatatatatatatatatatatatatatatatattgtgcaAAAATCATAATATTCATAAAGCTTCTATTTCgagtgcacaaaagtgcatatgcaccctGTATTTCACTGTTACATGACATACCTTGTCTTTTCAGCAGATGTGCACTCTTTAGCATCTGTGTCTGTCACTGACTGGAGCTGTATGGCTTCAATACTACCACCCTGGGCTATAGAGGAAAATAATGTCAAAAACCAGTACAACATTCAAATGCttacatatagatatacatgtatacaactgaCAACAAAGCAATCGGAGAAAGATTTTAGAGTACGGCTATTTCACAATCAGGTGTACCCCttttttttccaacatgttACCAGTGGATAGCAAAGTCTACATAACATATGACTGTTTCAGACTATCATTTCCTGACAACTTGTGCAAGAAGGTATGCAAgggaaatttttttttcaaaattgattaatatttaagaaaaatattgacCGAAACGTGACCTAAAATTGGTCGATTTTAAGCGTTACCAGGGACCATTCATTTTTACTAATACTTTGCATTAGACCTAAAAGGAAATTTTGTACTTGCAAATTAAAAACCACttgctttctacatgcagttataTGTCTACTTGTGATATTTCACTTTTATTGGATGATTCTATGCCATTTTTTGCTCCAACAGGGCTATTTTCCACTTTTACCCACGTGTTACCAATTTTCTGTCTAGttttaaatgaatatttctgaacCTCTAACACTTAATAATATTCTTGTATAGCTGTTGATTTGGCTTTTAAAATCAATGTATGATATGTACGAAGGTACAGAAGTAGAATGGAATCGCTCGCTCCATTTTATGACGTACAGTTGGAGATCAAAGTCCAGGACGCCATTTTCCGAAAAaatctgtagcgtccgtaccccccctTGATTTCAATACTAGGAAAGTCCTGCAGGCTAATGATACTAATGGTTAGGAGGCCTCTACTGGCACATACTAAAACACCATTTAAACCATTGCTGTCATAAAGACTTTGTCTGATATAGCACCATGAACATCAaaatgtagcgtccgtaccccctgtagcgtccgtaccccctacCTGTAGCATCCGTACCCCCATCTTAAGTTTTCAGCAAAATACTGCCAAAATTGCTATCTAAATAGTACAAATCTGAGCTAATACATCAATGACAGTTGAGACAGATATATAATGTTAAAATTTTCAGTAAATTGtgactttgtgatgaattttagatgtgtttttgtctatttttggGACAAACCTGTATACGTTTGGTACACGGTAACACCCCTCCCAAACACTGTAAATGGTTACTTCCAAACCAGCCAGATGTCTTTGAGATGGAAGATGATACCCTCCAAGAAATTTAAATGTCCCAGAATTCTCACACCATGTGCCCTGATCCCAATTCAGTTGGTGCAGTGGCAataagggagggggggggggggggggggggtacggtATTAGCAGCGGAGGCTAGACCCCAGGATGAGAGTCAGCTCAAAATAAGGATATTGAACAAAAGAGATAAAGCCATTGTTTGAGCCATCAAAAATTCGGTTTACCAGAAAGAGCACACTGAAAGAAACAATATGGTTTTTGTTTGAAGCAAATTTGATGTTGTGTGGCTGAGAAATTGGCAATTTAAGATTTTGGGCCTTTGATTCCCTACAAGATTTGCTACGTAagcaattttatcatttttcatatatCTCAAGAACAGAACATCAGACAACCACCAATTCACCTGTGTAAGGCTTTATTGTGAACATATTGAAACATACTTATTAGACAACTCAGGCTGATGGGCAGGAGAAAAGACATGCATCATTTACATGGCTGGGGTGATTGAATTTGAAGAACAGGTCTGGAGGAAGAAGCTCAAttatccatcatgaaaaaaaaaagaagtatacATTTGGCCAGAAAACAAGAACACATCAGGACAAGCAACAGAAAACATCCTCTGAACAGTGGGCTTTCCTCTCCTGAACAACTTCAGAGAGCAAGTCTGATTCTCTGAAGAAGACATTGAAAAATTAAAGAACATTTCAGTCAAGAGCttgaaacaacaccaacaaGTTCAAGTAATTCATTCAGTGTTATAGGACACAGTTTGTAGTTCTCTCTTTTTAATTTAATTGAGTAGTATGGATAAACTATGTTGGTTAGTATAAAATAGGAtcctttttattatctttgtatcAATTAGCAGATGTAAAAGTACAAGACTTTCAGAGCTACATGATGTACGtatgtagcgtccgtacccctaCATTATTGTCCCTTTTCCTGGAGTAAACTGCGAAATTTGCATATAAAGAGATCAAATgaactgttgttttgtttccttgtgaTACTTTGACGATATGAAAAGTGTTGTTTCAGTCTTGTGTGCAATCTAAGCTTCTTTGATAGGAAAGACATCTTGTTCTGAAGCACTAAAGATCCATAATGGGATTTGGAAGAAATCTTAAATCAAACTATCCTGCTCATCCTTTTCTTTGTTAAAATTCTGTGACAGCATTTGTGAATGCTTTAAAGAACAGCCATAAGCAAATAGTTATTGTTGtaatcattgttttaaacagtTCAGACAAATTGATAAAGCACCAATGTATGACGTCTGTtgtgtagcgtccgtacccccttgCCCACATGTTCATTTATAATaattagaaatgtttgcaagtcATGCTATAATCATTACTGCTGGAGTTTCATGTTGGATCATCTATTGGATGAAATAGTGCCAAAATTTAGCTGCTAAAGTGTCTGGATGAAGAATAATACTATTTGACCTTATTTTACAGATAAACAATAGAATAGCGTTTAAAATTATTTTGCAATAAATGACCAGAAAATGCCCACACATGGATATACTGCAACTTATTGTGGTTTTCTAGGGTAGGAAATGGTAGTTATTGAAGATGATAAGGATTAGCAACCATTTGTCATTCCTTATTTGAATCAACAGTATGTTACTGTCCAAGTAGTTTTAAagttgtagcgtccgtacccccccaATGGTCCATCCATAGAAAACCCTGCAACGAACTTATAAAAGCTTGTTGTGCGGAGATCCTTTAGGATAGTATGCCCAAAGCATGTACCTTTGAACTGGCAACAACAAATTTACAATATAATGAAGTTGAATTTTGGCCCTCAGTGGCAAGGTTGGGGTACACCTGATTGTGAAATAGccggtagtgctgcgtaccagtaccataaaaattgattaggtacaggtccaaaatactgaatcatgaagtaccggtactgtaccaatataaatttacaccaacatttgcttattttgtgactgttCTCCTAACCTAAATAACCTCATGCAACAGCAAACGTGACCAGAGTTACACTTTAGAACAGCGTAACttatatgcaacagatcattcaggcaagCTGGTAGTTTTGGTAGCAAGGACAatggagtttggcggtaggaaacctagttatgttcttcgaataaagatactgacaagttataaacagtttatttatgtttctgtcattattaaaGAAGTCCcgaaaaacacatgtaaatttttcaaattgatcaggtacaggtccagacttgtacctgatgttacgtttaggtacgcagtaCTATTCTAGAGTACTACTAAGATCAGTTAGTGTGTGAGTTAGTAAAAGTGCATGTTAGTTTAATGCTGTGCCTATACTATAGAGAAGATTTTCAGGGCCGAGAAAGCGGTTACCATAGCCAGGTGGTCAgcttgaagaggtggtcgcttgggcaggtttgactgtatgtgatGAATAAATTATAAAGGGACAAGCACTCACCTAAGAACTCAGCCATTGTCATGTTCTGGATTTTCTTGGGTAGTTTCATGACCTCCAGTCTGAACTGTTGTCTTCCCAAATTACAGATCTTCTCACCCAGCTCATTCGACTGCTTGATCTTTGACTCAGCTGTGGAGAAACCGTAATAAAACACTTAAAATGCTGTAAttggatacaaacttagcctgtgtttacacaagctctcggccggaagttactgacccccacctgGCGGTACTAACAGGACCTGCCGGCCGCTAGgtgcgcgatttgtcaggctagatAAAAACTTAGGAGTCCTTAGTACTAATAGTAGTATGacactgcaaatcataattgtGTTTCTAGCGTATTACTACTCTACTGACTGTGTGTACTAAGTTACTAACTGAATTTTTCATCCATGAAAACGTTGTCTCAAAACACTCCTTTCCTCTCCTAAGTTACGAAATTCAGTCGGACTCCCCGCAAaactaaatgaatttacagtacagagatctccccagaaatacagagcaggatggggggagggtgccaagcacaCGGTGTGTGTCGCGAGAGGGGAGGTCAGGAGGGGGATGTGGGGAGCAGCTATTGCATTTTTCCTTTTCCAGATACAAACAGAAGtgatttcctgcaacttcagctttgcagCTTTGGGATTATccgattagaacaggatggaggagcgccactgcaccattctttagggagatccctgcagtACTTGTTATTTTTGCAGCCTACCTTCCACATCAAAGTCCTGGAGGAAAAGTTCCTTTTTGCGTTCCCTTTCTTCTTGGTCCATATCGTGGCCTTCGTCGCCTTCCGGCAGCTTGGGTTTGGCCCGGGTTGTCTGCCTTGTCTTCCTCTTTTTTGGCATCGTGACGCTACTGTCTGTATCGCTGTAAGATAAAGAAATGGTCTAGTCAttcaagagggtctgcatgctcttatCCGTAAAGCATGGGCGGCatatttttatttcccgtaatttcCCGTGTGGCGTAATgcatagaacatccgactgtcaaacaaggtgaCATGAGTTCGAACCCGGCCTGCCCCCAGCTGCAGAcgtgtctgaacatgcgccccgacgttgcgcccttgggaaaggctcttaacatgactttcctcacttcactcaggtgtaaatgagtacctagctcatctagtgttagggacgtccctcagataggacgttaaaaggaggtcccgtgtttgggtaGAGCCACaacccgcgcacgtaaaagaacccaccacacctttctaggagtaggggcatgccccggtgtgcgatggtccaaaccttacagtctggtttgggttgacatcttgaaaaggtgatagttcacctgttatgtcaatccttccacaaatgttgtaaatctaaataaatTAATAAAATTTGCATGGAAAGCCGTCTTATTCACATAATTTGTAGCGAGGCAagcaaattttgcgtaattggCTTCCTTCATTTTAGCGTTATACGTCGTTCCTCTGAATTCAGTGTAAAGCATTCTCAGGACCCCTATGCAGACCCTCATTGATTGGTGGGTGGGGTGGGTttgagttgtcctgataccggTTATGGTGGGGTAGTTGTagagtacaaaaaaatgtatatttgtaatCATAGATTCATGGCAGACTCTTTTAGACTGCAAAATTGTGAAACACCGAATCGAAAGGGAGTAACATAAACTGCCGGCCCCGGGATTCGATCCCCAGAGTTACGGATCATAACCTCACGCACTccaaccactaggctaaaaggtcgcgaccccaTAGGCTGAGCAGTTGGTGTGGTGCTATCACTGTTGCATGATAGTCCCTGTACGTTACAATTGCAAGACATTTTATCAATcaaaattttttctgcaaaTCTGGAATTATTGTCTGTGTGCGCATTATGCATGTTAGCCTCATGCAACTTGGTTATTTTAAATGTTGTTTAACAACATTTAAAATAACCAAGTTGCACGAGGCTAACatgaatgtttacaaaaattcaCCATAATCCAGTAGCAACCCTTGGGCAAGTTTTGACATGTCATCAAGATCAAATCCTGTATGCAAAAGTCTGTAAGACTAACATTTGCTGAAAAAACTGCTTTGAAAACGATATAGGCGACAAAGATACCGAGATAGAATCGTTGAAATAGCTACAAATGAAGTGTAAATAATTATAACGATTAAGATCGAAAAGACATGTACACACCCTTGGTGTTGGTCTGTCTGTCACAGTCAAACAAAtgaatttattctttattttcagaaaaacatcCGATGATCACACATTGATCCttttatttcacacatttcGCTGTGCTTGAAATACAAATCTATGAAAATAAGTAAGGAATGGTCTTCTTGCAGCCAAAGTTATGAAAAGATCGCGCCTAA carries:
- the LOC136438412 gene encoding borealin-like translates to MPKKRKTRQTTRAKPKLPEGDEGHDMDQEERERKKELFLQDFDVEAESKIKQSNELGEKICNLGRQQFRLEVMKLPKKIQNMTMAEFLAQGGSIEAIQLQSVTDTDAKECTSAEKTRMPLAAVSNNIAATETVEEDEKESKPKGRPSKRKVQYLYYHGMDFATV